AGCGGATTCGCGAGCGGCACGTCGATCTTCGCGAGCGCAGCCAGGAACGCGTCGGAGTCGTGCTGGTAGTCCCAGGTCGAGCGCACCATCACGCGCTCGTACTGCTTCCAATCCACGTTCGCTCGCCAGGGCACTTCGTCGATCTGCCAGCCGCGATCCGCGAGCTCGGCAATGGCAATCGCGTCGTCGACGACGAAGTCCCCGCGATCTTCCAACGTGAGAAACGCCGCGCGCCGCATGGCCGGAACCTATCGCGGTCCCCCGCAACGACGAAGGCCCGACATCGAGCCGGGCCTCCGCGGGTGCTGCGAAGATCGAGACTAGACCTGCGTCTTGAGCGTGTCCTTGAGGCCGTTGGTGGCCTTCTCCACGACCTTCGACGTGAGCTCCATCTCCTGGCTGTACTGGTACACCTGCATCTGCAGGACGGTGAGCTCCTGGAAGTTCATCTTCTTCGCGCCGCCGCCGACGGCCATCTGGATCATCTTGTCCATGTTGGCCTGGCCGTGCTCCAGGTCGCCCACCATCTTCATGAGCATCGTGGGCTCGCCCTTGTTGGTCGGGTCCACGGCCTTGTTGGTGATGACGTTGGTCTTGTCGAGGCGGGCCTTGTCGGCCTTCTGCGTCTCGGTGACCTTCTGGGCCTGGGTGACCTGCTGGGCCTTCTGCACGCCCGCGGCCTGCTGCACCTGGCTAGCGGCGTGGGCCTGTTGGGCCTTCTGGGCCATCACCCCGTCGAACTTCGACTCCTGAAGCTTGGTGAGCTGAACTTCCTTCTGGTTGGCCTGCTGCGCCTGCTGGGCGACCTGTGCGCCTTGGATTGCTGCCATGGCTGCTCTCCTTCTTCGATCCTGCCTTCGTGTCGCCCGCCGCTGCGCGTTCCTCGGCGAGGAAATCTTTGAGCTTCTCGATCGCCCGGGCGTGGAGCCGGCTCGCCCAGCTCTTGCTCTGTCCGATCGTCTCTCCAGCTTCCTGGAGCGTCTTGCCCTCGTAGTAGTAGGCGATCAGGAGCTTCTGTTCGTTCTCCGGGAGCTTGTCGACGGCCTTTCGCACCAGCGACTTGAGCTGCTCCTGTTCGAGGCGCTCGTCAGGGCCGAGCGTCTCGTCTTTGACCTGGAGGTTCTCCATCCCCTCCAAGCTGGCTGCGAAGATGGCGGCCAGGCTTTCGACGGCGACCGCAATCTCCCTGGAATCATCATCGGCAGAAGGGGAGGGTTTGTTGCTTCCCAGCTCCTGGTCGGCCTTGTTCTGGAGGAACTGGGTGGTGCGCTCGCCGACGTAAATCTTCGATAGATCAGGGCCCTTGAGGGTGCCCATCTTGCGAAGGCCGTCGTAGATCGCGCCCTTGATGCGGTAGTGCGCGAAGGTCAGGAAGTTGGTGCCGAACTTGGCGTCGAAACGGTCTGCCGCCTCGAGCAAGCCGATGTTGCCGTAGGCGCAGAGGTCCTCGAGGTCGAGGCGGCCGCCGAACTGCTTGCGGACCTGCACCGCCAGCGAGCGCACGTAGGCGCCATACTTGGTGAGGATTTGCGCGTGGGGTTCGCCGAGCGGCACAGAGGTCTCCTAGAGCCTACTTGCCTGCGCGCGACCAGGTTCGCTCCAGTGCCGCCGCGAGCCGGGGATCCTCTTCCAGTGTATCAGCGATCTGCTCCACCAATTTCTTGTTGGATTTCCCGTTCTTGCCCAGCATGCCCTTCTTCTGGAGGATGGTCTGGACGGCCTGCTTGGTGGCCTCGCTCTTGGAGCTGATGGCGCCCGAGGCGAGGTCCTTGGCGATCTGCTGCAGGCTGGTGGTGACGGGATCGACGCTGGCCGAGCCCGCCGCGCGCGACGCGCCCACGAGCGACTCGGTCTTGCCCACGCCCTCGTTGCCCTCGACGCGGAATGACTTCCCTGCGCCGCTTGCGCCCTTGGCGCCGCCGGTCCCGCCGACGCCGCCGCGCTTGCCGCCGCCTTTGACTCCGCCGACCGCCATGGTGCACCTCGGTTCTGCGGGAATCTTAGGCTACTTCTTGGCCTTCGCCTTCTTGGGCGGAGGCAGCGCGCCGGCCTCCACGGCATCCAGCAGCGCCTGGGCGAGCTTGCCGCCGTCGCCGTCGGGGTCGAGATCGAGCGCGGCCTTGAGCTCCTTCTCCGCCTCGGCCTTCTTGCCCAGGAAGAGCAGGGCTTCGCCGCAGTGCGCGCGCGGAAGTCCGGCCTTGGGCGCCACGCGCTGCGCCGCGCGGAAGGCTTGCAGCGCCTTCTCGTGGTGGCCCTGCGCGAACTCCAGCGTGCCCAGCGCGAGCTGCGGCACTTCGCTCTTGGGGAACAGCGCCGCCGCGCCGTTGAAGACCTTCTGCGCAGCCTTGAAGTTGCGCATGTCCATGTACAGGTAGCCGGCCTCCAAAAGCAGGACGGCTTCCTCGCGCGAGACCTCGACCAGACCCTGGATGCTCTCCGCCATGTTGCCCCTTCCTGGTCGCGGCCCGCACGAGCGAAGCGGCAAGGTCGCCCGCAGGCCACCTTGCCGCCCCGATGCTCACGAAGGAGCCGCGAGATTAGTGGATGTTCGAGATGCTGTTCTTCGCGGTGTCGTGGCGAACCTTGAGCACGTTGGAGAGGGTGCTGAAGGTCTGGTTCTCCTGCTGCATCGTGTTCTGCAGCTCGAGGTACTGCATGTTCATCGCCGCCTGCTGCTGGAGGACGGAGCCAAAGCCCGCCGCCTGCGCGTCGGTGCCGGTGCTCACGGGAACCGCGCCCGCGCCCACGCCCGCCGTGCCGCCGGTGGTGGTGTTCGGGACGGTCGCGCCGCCGACGCCCATGCCGGTGGCGTACGAGGCGCCGACCACGCCGCCGCCGACCGAGCTCTGACCGGACGAGGCCGAGGAGGCCATGGTGCCCACGCCGCTCACCGCCGCCGAGACGATGGCGCCGCCGGGGACGAAGGGAGCCGCGACCGCAGCGCCCGAGGCGACCGCGTTGCCGGCCACCGAAGCGCCGTTCTGGATGCGCTGGCCGAACGAGTCATTCGGAGTCTGGCGGGCCTCCGTGACCTTGGTGTCGAGGCGAAGCGGGGTCGGGTCGATGCGGTTGACGGCCATGGCAGGCTCCTTGGAAAGCTTGCGGCTGAGAGTGCCGCGTGGTGAAGGGATTATCGCTCGTGCCCTGGAAACGTTTCGTCAATCCGTGACGCCATGCGATCTGGCGTCGTAACCGCTCTTAACGACGCCCCTTTTTCTGGCCCTGGGCGGAGAGCTGCTCCTTAACGTCGAAGAGCTGGTTGAGCAGTTCCTCGGTCTGCTCGATGGCCACGAGCGCGCGCTTGCCGTGCTCGGCCTTGAGCTTGGGCAGGCCGGACAGCGCGTCTTTGGTGGCTGCGAAGCGCGAGGTGATGGCGCCGCGATCCTCCGTCTCGAGGAAGACCTCGATGCCGGGATAGGCGCGTTCAGCGGGCGGCTGGGACTTGCTCATGTTGCCTCGGGCGAAGGTCGCAGCGGGAAGGCTACCAACCGCCTCTCCGAGCGGTCAACGCGCTTGCGCGAGCAGCTTCTTCAGCCCGTCGAGATAGGTCTGCGACAGCC
The sequence above is a segment of the Deltaproteobacteria bacterium genome. Coding sequences within it:
- a CDS encoding ATP-dependent helicase HrpB, with the translated sequence MAQKAQQAHAASQVQQAAGVQKAQQVTQAQKVTETQKADKARLDKTNVITNKAVDPTNKGEPTMLMKMVGDLEHGQANMDKMIQMAVGGGAKKMNFQELTVLQMQVYQYSQEMELTSKVVEKATNGLKDTLKTQV
- a CDS encoding sigma-70 family RNA polymerase sigma factor; protein product: MPLGEPHAQILTKYGAYVRSLAVQVRKQFGGRLDLEDLCAYGNIGLLEAADRFDAKFGTNFLTFAHYRIKGAIYDGLRKMGTLKGPDLSKIYVGERTTQFLQNKADQELGSNKPSPSADDDSREIAVAVESLAAIFAASLEGMENLQVKDETLGPDERLEQEQLKSLVRKAVDKLPENEQKLLIAYYYEGKTLQEAGETIGQSKSWASRLHARAIEKLKDFLAEERAAAGDTKAGSKKESSHGSNPRRTGRPAGAAGQPEGSSAHQASGVEVRRGDGPEGPTGPRR
- a CDS encoding tetratricopeptide repeat protein → MAESIQGLVEVSREEAVLLLEAGYLYMDMRNFKAAQKVFNGAAALFPKSEVPQLALGTLEFAQGHHEKALQAFRAAQRVAPKAGLPRAHCGEALLFLGKKAEAEKELKAALDLDPDGDGGKLAQALLDAVEAGALPPPKKAKAKK